One Aegilops tauschii subsp. strangulata cultivar AL8/78 chromosome 7, Aet v6.0, whole genome shotgun sequence genomic window carries:
- the LOC109752014 gene encoding uncharacterized protein translates to MSPSGEVVASVSSALAVLLVLLACVELGDAAAAVGVYRLIQYDLAGAPLGSRAAALNHHAAAFPLPAGADLSRSALVAPLLDLPLAFLREYLAEKKHLGGLLILLPRNISAKNVEGNNDDKGEPKNVLAELEKLLMHEEVPFPVYFAFHDDNLDNLLADIRKIASSGQPASASTGGYKLVVPSAEPKKVSSPTISNIQGWLPGSKGEGDAEQLPTIAIVANYDTFGAAPALSVGSDSNGSGAVALLEIARIFSRLYSSPKTRGKFNLLFGLTSGGPYNYNGTSKWLRSFDQRVRESIDYAICLNSVGSWSHDLWMHVSKPPENPYIKQIFEDFSDVSKEMGISVGIKHKKINVSNSRVAWEHEQFSRFRVTALTLSELSTPPEFLESTGGLYDTRESVDVESVMRTVKLVSEILARQIYGLRGRNIDVFADNSSLAISPHYIRSWLDLFSRTPRVAPFLQKNDPFIVALKKELSEHTTDVHVQNDVLDGMFTFYDATKSTLNVYQVASVTFDLLFLLVLGSYLIVLFSFLVITTRGLDDLINIFRRPPSRKVKGA, encoded by the exons ATGTCTCCCTCCGGGGAGGTGGTCGCTTCCGTCTCCTCCGCGCTCGCCgtcctgctcgtcctcctcgcctgcgtcgagctcggcgacgcggccGCCGCCGTCGGCGTCTACCGCCTCATCCAGTACGACCTCGCCGGCGCCCCGCTCGGCTCCCGCGCTGCCGCGCTCAACCACCACGCCGCCGCCTTCCCGCTCCCCGCGGGGGCCGACCTCTCCCGCTCCGCGCTCGTCGCGCCGCTGCTCGACctcccgctcgccttcctccgag AGTACCTGGCAGAGAAAAAACATCTTGGAGGGTTGCTCATTCTGCTTCCGAGAAACATCAGCGCTAAGAACGTTGAGGGAAACAACGATGACAAGGGGGAACCAAAGAATGTGCTGGCTGAGCTAGAAAAGTTGCTCATGCATGAAGAAGTGCCG TTTCCAGTGTACTTCGCTTTCCATGACGACAATTTGGATAACTTATTGGCAGATATTCGTAAAATTGCCTCTTCAGgccagccagcttctgcatcaACAGGAGG ATACAAGCTTGTAGTGCCTTCTGCGGAACCTAAAAAGGTGTCATCTCCAACCATTTCAAATATCCAG GGATGGTTACCTGGATCGAAAGGAGAGGGCGATGCTGAACAGCTTCCAACCATTGCCATAGTTGCAAACTATGACACTTTTGGTGCTGCACCT GCGCTTTCCGTGGGAAGTGACAGCAATGGAAGTGGAGCTGTGGCTCTTCTAGAAATTGCAAGGATCTTTTCACGCCTCTATTCAAGCCCTAAGACCAGAGGCAAGTTTAATCTTCTCTTTGGATTAACATCTGGAGGACCCTACAATTACAATGGAACTAGCAAG TGGCTTAGAAGTTTCGATCAGCGTGTACGCGAGAGTATTGACTATGCAATTTGCTTGAATAGCGTTGGTTCCTGGAGCCATGATCTCTGGATGCATGTATCAAAGCCTCCAGAGAACCCTTACATCAAGCAAATCTTTGAA GATTTTTCAGATGTCTCCAAGGAAATGGGCATTTCAGTCGGCATCAAGCACAAGAAGATTAACGTGTCAAATTCTAGA GTAGCATGGGAACATGAGCAATTCTCGAGGTTTAGGGTTACTGCGCTAACTCTTTCGGAATTGTCTACACCTCCTGAATTTTTGGAAAGCACTGGTGGTCTGTATGACACTAG AGAATCAGTGGATGTTGAGTCAGTAATGAGAACTGTCAAATTAGTTTCTGAGATTCTTGCG AGACAAATCTACGGGTTGAGAGGAAGGAACATTGATGTTTTTGCTGACAACAGCAGCTTAGCCATCAGTCCTCACTACATCCGGTCCTGGTTGGATCTTTTTTCACGGACACCACGGGTTGCACCTTTTCTTCAGAAGAATGACCCCTTCATTGTAGCACTTAAAAAG GAACTGTCCGAGCATACTACTGATGTgcatgttcaaaatgacgtccTTGATGGCATGTTCACTTTCTATGATGCAACAAAATCAACTTTAAACGTATACCAG GTTGCAAGTGTTACTTTCGACCTGTTGTTCCTTCTGGTGCTTGGTTCCTATCTAATCGTTCTCTTCAGTTTCCTAGTAATCACAACACGG GGCCTCGACGATCTCATTAACATATTCCGGCGGCCTCCATCACGTAAAGTCAAGGGAGCATAG
- the LOC120968953 gene encoding protein FAR1-RELATED SEQUENCE 5-like, which translates to MYLPSTSYTGPSTTINSGAGTSTAGSSERTEDAFHQPANTHATNNAESVSKMAIVPAIPTSTHVHTSTSNTQAGETAVDTEVNDETDDEAQGDEDGGQSEIMVPQPPYLGQRFDSFADAKEFYQTYAKFHGFAVNTEYHRKIKKKLTSTAEWVVTEYFDEHNHELIKKFDLVKFLTAHRGFTPLEKKFIKLLHDCNVGPSRMVQILSLIHSKKGSLSSMPYLPADVINLKAKYRRESKLADIEAMIAYFDEKAKEDQDFFYRIRLDDEDRVRNMYWVDGAARRAYKHFRDCISFDATYLTNMYKMPCAPFIGINNHNQSLQFGCGLVRNKDTDGYVWLFKTFFECMGGLAPMNIITDQDFSMRAGIEEVFPLAVHRHCRWHIIKKAEETLGPFIADRPDLHKAFELCVDHSLTVEEFERSWMAMIETYQVQDHETLASLWEKRMYWVPAYFMQCFFPFLQTTQRSEGFNAVLKRYVSPGNSLLQFAKQYTALQQKILGSELQQEANTALKQPKLLTYLPMERQMSKIYTNTIFNK; encoded by the exons ATGTACCTGCCATCAACGTCATACACAG GACCTTCAACTACAATTAACAGCGGCGCGGGGACATCTACTGCGGGGAGCTCTGAGCGCACGGAAGACGCGTTCCACCAGCCAGCCAACACTCATGCCACAAACAATGCCGAGTCAGTGTCGAAAATGGCAATCGTGCCAGCAATACCGACAAGCACACATGTGCACACCAGCACAAGCAACACTCAAGCAGGTGAAACAGCCGTCGATACTGAAGTGAATGATGAAACCGATGACGAAGCACAAGGGGATGAAGATGGTGGGCAATCAGAAATCATGGTACCCCAGCCACCGTATCTTGGGCAGAGATTTGATTCGTTTGCAGATGCAAAGGAATTCTACCAGACATATGCAAAGTTCCATGGGTTTGCGGTCAACACCGAATACCataggaaaattaaaaaaaaactaACGAGTACAGCAGAG TGGGTGGTCACTGAATATTTTGACGAGCACAACCACGAGCTAATAAAGAAGTTTGACCTGGTAAAATTTCTGACCGCCCACAGAGGATTCACCCCCCTCGAGAAGAAATTCATAAAGCTGCTACATGATTGTAACGTCGGTCCATCAAGAATGGTGCAGATACTCTCCCTCATCCACAGCAAAAAGGGGTCTCTGAGTAGCATGCCCTACCTACCAGCAGACGTCATAAACCTAAAGGCAAAGTACCGTAGAGAAAGCAAGTTGGCTGACATAGAAGCCATGATAGCCTACTTCGATGAGAAAGCGAAAGAAGATCAAGATTTCTTCTACAGGATAAGATTGGATGATGAGGACCGTGTCAGGAACATGTATTGGGTGGATGGTGCTGCAAGAAGAGCCTACAAACATTTCCGAGACTGCATTTCTTTCGACGCGACATATCTCACTAATATGTACAAGATGCCATGCGCTCCATTCATAGGAATAAATAACCACAATCAGTCATTGCAGTTCGGATGCGGGCTCGTTCGGAACAAAGACACGGATGGGTACGTTTGGCTGTTCAAGACCTTCTTCGAGTGCATGGGTGGACTTGCTCCGATGAACATAATAACAGACCAGGATTTTAGCATGCGTGCAGGCATAGAGGAGGTCTTTCCGTTGGCAGTGCACAGGCACTGCAGGTGGCACATTATAAAGAAGGCTGAGGAGACACTAGGACCGTTCATTGCTGACCGTCCAGACCTGCACAAGGCATTCGAGCTGTGCGTGGACCACAGCTTGACGGTGGAGGAGTTTGAAAGGAGCTGGATGGCTATGATTGAAACATATCAAGTCCAAGACCACGAGACGCTTGCTAGCTTGTGGGAGAAGCGAATGTACTGGGTGCCGGCCTACTTCATGCAGTGCTTCTTCCCGTTTCTGCAGACTACACAGCGCAGTGAGGGGTTTAATGCTGTTTTGAAGCGGTACGTGAGCCCTGGCAACTCATTGCTACAGTTTGCCAAGCAGTACACCGCTTTGCAACAAAAAATACTGGGATCCGAGCTACAGCAAGAAGCAAACACCGCGCTCAAGCAGCCAAAATTGCTAACGTATTTACCAATGGAGAGGCAGATGAGCAAGATATACACCAACACGATTTTTAACAAGTAA
- the LOC120969955 gene encoding uncharacterized protein isoform X1: MSWWFSTNSVGEAVSSAARSTYWRPHHHQPTCRSQKVCCSWMVRVIAAYEDVRRIWLRTQSDHWIEAEGGIAKIRRNGLSFITWSATQHLVVHVSVAAAQLRGEEWHTLRIVSADFLTHGFSFISSIYTRRCIISSYVFS; encoded by the exons ATGTCGTGGTGGTTTTCCACCAACAGCGTGGGGGAGGCGGTGTCCTCTGCAGCTAGGTCTACTTACTGGCGACCTCACCATCACCAGCCCACCTGCAG GTCTCAAAAGGTCTGCTGTTCCTGGATGGTGCGTGTG ATAGCTGCATATGAGGATGTACGAAGGATTTGGCTGCGAACTCAATCAGACCATTGGATTGAAGCTGAAG GGGGCATTGCAAAGATACGAAGGAATGGCCTTTCGTTCATAACCTGGTCAGCTACACAACATCTGGTCGTACATGTTTCTGTTGCAGCGGCCCAGTTACGTGGAGAAGAATGGCATACGCTGAGGATTGTGTCAGCTGATTTTCTAACTCATGGATTCTCATTTATCTCTTCAATTTACACAAGGAGGTGCATTATCAGCTCTTATGTATTTTCTTAA
- the LOC120969955 gene encoding uncharacterized protein isoform X2: MSWWFSTNSVGEAVSSAARSTYWRPHHHQPTCRSQKVCCSWMIAAYEDVRRIWLRTQSDHWIEAEGGIAKIRRNGLSFITWSATQHLVVHVSVAAAQLRGEEWHTLRIVSADFLTHGFSFISSIYTRRCIISSYVFS; this comes from the exons ATGTCGTGGTGGTTTTCCACCAACAGCGTGGGGGAGGCGGTGTCCTCTGCAGCTAGGTCTACTTACTGGCGACCTCACCATCACCAGCCCACCTGCAG GTCTCAAAAGGTCTGCTGTTCCTGGATG ATAGCTGCATATGAGGATGTACGAAGGATTTGGCTGCGAACTCAATCAGACCATTGGATTGAAGCTGAAG GGGGCATTGCAAAGATACGAAGGAATGGCCTTTCGTTCATAACCTGGTCAGCTACACAACATCTGGTCGTACATGTTTCTGTTGCAGCGGCCCAGTTACGTGGAGAAGAATGGCATACGCTGAGGATTGTGTCAGCTGATTTTCTAACTCATGGATTCTCATTTATCTCTTCAATTTACACAAGGAGGTGCATTATCAGCTCTTATGTATTTTCTTAA